In Streptomyces chartreusis, the following proteins share a genomic window:
- a CDS encoding MCE family protein — protein MSRKQRPEPLFKVRVEPPRLPRIRLPKAQLLPRRRPRPQPLFKVRVEPPRLPGIRLRRPRLIPFRDRNPVVIGAVGLTTLALLALAAFNADSLPLIGDGETYSAAFAEAGGLKPGDEVRIAGVKVGKVEEVDLDGDHVKVTFKIKGEPGFGRETGASIRVRTILGAKYLALHPEGGGQLAPGSEIPLKRTVPAYDVVQAFSDLTTTSEKIDTDRVAKAMDTISATFEDSPEEVRASLKGLSRISRTVASRDKALRELLGHANGVTDVLADRSGDFTALVKDGDKLFKEISKRREAIHKLLKSSAALGIQLSGLVQDNDKEIGPALKGLNQVVTMLERNQSSLDRSIKLLAPYVRLFTNTLGNGRWFDSYVQNLVAAPVVPRTGGSQ, from the coding sequence ATGAGCCGTAAGCAACGTCCCGAGCCGCTGTTCAAAGTGCGGGTGGAGCCGCCCAGGCTGCCGAGGATACGTCTGCCGAAGGCACAACTCCTGCCGCGTCGCAGGCCCCGCCCGCAACCGCTGTTCAAAGTGCGCGTCGAGCCGCCCAGGCTGCCGGGGATACGGCTCCGTCGCCCACGCCTCATCCCGTTCCGCGACCGCAACCCCGTCGTCATCGGTGCCGTCGGCCTCACCACCCTCGCACTGCTGGCCTTGGCCGCGTTCAACGCGGACAGCCTGCCGCTGATCGGCGACGGCGAGACGTACAGCGCGGCCTTCGCCGAGGCGGGCGGGCTCAAGCCCGGTGACGAGGTGCGGATCGCCGGAGTCAAGGTCGGCAAGGTCGAGGAGGTCGACCTGGACGGCGACCACGTCAAGGTCACCTTCAAGATCAAGGGCGAGCCGGGCTTCGGCCGTGAGACCGGCGCGTCCATCCGGGTCAGGACGATCCTCGGCGCGAAGTACCTCGCACTGCACCCCGAGGGCGGGGGCCAGTTGGCTCCAGGCAGCGAGATACCGCTGAAGCGCACGGTCCCCGCCTACGACGTCGTACAGGCCTTCAGCGACCTCACCACGACATCGGAGAAGATCGACACCGATCGCGTGGCGAAGGCCATGGACACCATCTCCGCCACCTTCGAGGACTCACCGGAAGAGGTACGGGCATCCCTCAAGGGCCTGTCCCGGATCTCCCGGACGGTGGCCTCCCGCGACAAGGCGCTGCGCGAGCTGCTCGGCCACGCCAACGGCGTCACGGACGTACTCGCCGACCGCTCCGGTGACTTCACCGCCCTGGTCAAGGACGGCGACAAGCTGTTCAAGGAGATCAGCAAGCGGCGCGAGGCGATCCACAAGCTCCTGAAGAGCTCCGCCGCGCTCGGCATCCAGCTCTCCGGCCTGGTCCAGGACAACGACAAGGAGATCGGGCCCGCGCTCAAGGGCCTGAACCAGGTGGTGACGATGCTCGAGCGCAATCAGTCCAGCCTGGACCGCAGCATCAAGCTCCTGGCGCCCTACGTCCGCCTCTTCACCAACACCCTCGGCAACGGCCGCTGGTTCGACTCCTACGTCCAGAACCTCGTCGCCGCTCCCGTGGTGCCACGGACGGGAGGATCGCAGTGA
- a CDS encoding MlaE family ABC transporter permease encodes MSLSPIGALRHSGSLFAMALDVARTVFRRPFQAREFIQQAWFIASVTILPTALVSIPFGAVIALQIGSLTRQLGAQSFSGAASVLAVLREASPIVTALLIAGAGGTAICADLGARKIRDEIDAMQVLGIDPVHRLVVPRVLASMLVAVLLNGLVSVVGVAGGYFFNVVLQNGTPGAYLASFTTLAQLSDLWAAEVKALVFGAIAAIVASYKGLTAKGGPKGVGDAVNQSVVITFMLLFVTNFVMTAVYFQVVPQRG; translated from the coding sequence ATGAGCCTGTCACCCATCGGAGCGCTGCGGCACTCGGGGAGCCTGTTCGCGATGGCGCTGGACGTCGCCCGGACGGTCTTCCGACGCCCGTTCCAGGCACGGGAGTTCATCCAGCAGGCATGGTTCATCGCGAGCGTGACGATCCTTCCGACGGCCCTGGTCTCCATTCCCTTCGGCGCGGTCATCGCCCTGCAGATCGGCAGCCTGACGCGGCAACTGGGCGCGCAGTCCTTCTCCGGTGCCGCCTCCGTGCTCGCCGTGCTGCGCGAGGCCTCGCCGATCGTCACCGCGCTGCTCATCGCGGGCGCCGGCGGCACGGCGATCTGTGCGGACCTCGGGGCGCGGAAGATCCGCGACGAGATCGACGCGATGCAGGTGCTGGGCATCGACCCCGTCCACCGGCTGGTCGTACCGCGCGTACTGGCGTCGATGCTGGTGGCGGTGCTGCTCAACGGCCTGGTGTCGGTGGTCGGCGTGGCGGGCGGCTACTTCTTCAACGTCGTCCTGCAGAACGGCACGCCAGGCGCCTACCTCGCTTCCTTCACCACCCTCGCCCAGCTCTCCGACCTGTGGGCGGCCGAGGTCAAGGCGCTCGTCTTCGGCGCGATCGCGGCGATCGTCGCCTCGTACAAGGGGCTGACCGCGAAGGGCGGCCCGAAGGGTGTGGGCGACGCGGTGAACCAGTCGGTGGTGATCACCTTCATGTTGCTGTTCGTGACCAACTTCGTGATGACCGCGGTGTACTTCCAGGTCGTCCCGCAGAGGGGTTAG
- a CDS encoding MCE family protein encodes MRVLRLRLYGVVFIAVLALLLSLSVAVYRQAFTPVVRITLEADSLGNQLDPRADVKLRGLLVGEVREVRADGTKARLDIALKPEHVAYIPSDVHARLLPKTLFGEKYVDLVPSAASSARPIRAGDVITQDRTRVGMEVQQLMNDLLPLLRTVQPGKLNATLSAFATALEGRGDRIGGNLTRLEAYLRRLNPHLPSLTEDIARFAEVAEIYGDAAPDLMEILRNTVTTSRTIVEQKDRLAAALRTTATVAGTTEDFLDTNGDRLIALGRVSRPTLELFARYSPEYPCLLAGLVRQEKASEEAFRGGKMHITLEVVQPQGAYEPGEEPRYGERSGPDCRDLPGPPVPAPGAHLDDGSKAGGSSSGGPLDVSATRAEQRAVGSLVAPALGVPADEVPPVATLLFGPLARGTAVSVA; translated from the coding sequence ATGAGGGTGCTGAGACTGCGGTTGTACGGCGTCGTCTTCATCGCCGTACTCGCACTGCTGCTGTCCCTGTCGGTCGCCGTGTACCGGCAGGCGTTCACGCCGGTCGTGCGGATCACGCTGGAGGCGGACAGCCTCGGCAACCAGCTGGATCCACGGGCCGACGTCAAGCTGCGCGGGCTGCTCGTCGGCGAGGTGCGCGAGGTGCGGGCCGACGGGACGAAGGCGCGGCTCGACATCGCGCTCAAGCCGGAGCACGTCGCGTACATCCCGTCGGACGTGCACGCGCGGCTGCTCCCCAAGACGCTGTTCGGCGAGAAGTACGTCGACCTGGTGCCGTCCGCCGCTTCGTCCGCCCGCCCGATCCGGGCCGGCGACGTCATCACCCAGGACCGCACCCGGGTCGGCATGGAGGTGCAGCAGCTCATGAACGACCTGCTGCCCCTGCTGCGGACCGTCCAGCCCGGCAAGCTCAACGCCACCCTCTCCGCGTTCGCCACAGCCCTGGAGGGCCGCGGCGACCGGATCGGCGGCAACCTCACTCGCCTGGAGGCCTACCTGCGCCGCCTCAACCCCCACCTGCCCTCCCTCACCGAGGACATCGCCCGCTTCGCCGAGGTCGCCGAGATCTACGGCGACGCGGCGCCCGACCTGATGGAGATCCTGCGCAACACCGTCACCACCAGCCGCACGATCGTCGAGCAGAAGGACCGGCTGGCGGCGGCATTGCGCACCACGGCGACCGTCGCCGGCACCACGGAGGACTTCCTCGACACCAACGGCGACCGGCTGATCGCCCTCGGCCGGGTCTCCCGCCCGACGCTGGAGCTGTTCGCCCGCTACTCCCCCGAGTACCCCTGTCTGCTGGCCGGTCTGGTCCGGCAGGAGAAGGCCTCGGAGGAAGCGTTCCGGGGCGGGAAAATGCACATCACGCTGGAGGTCGTACAGCCGCAGGGGGCGTACGAACCGGGCGAGGAGCCGCGGTACGGCGAGCGGTCGGGTCCCGACTGCCGTGATCTGCCGGGTCCGCCGGTGCCGGCGCCCGGTGCCCACCTCGACGACGGTTCGAAGGCCGGGGGTTCGTCCTCGGGTGGCCCGCTCGACGTGTCCGCGACGCGAGCCGAGCAGAGGGCCGTCGGCTCACTCGTCGCGCCCGCGCTGGGGGTGCCCGCCGACGAGGTGCCGCCGGTCGCGACGTTGCTGTTCGGGCCGCTGGCACGTGGGACGGCGGTGAGTGTGGCATGA
- a CDS encoding MCE family protein, which yields MITRTVKAQLLAFATITAVGVSYVGAEYTGLVDEVLDRGYTVRADFAESGGIFPGAEVTYRGVPVGRVGALHLTGADGVSVALDIEDGAPRIPANTLAVVANRSAVGEQYVDLQPRTSKGPYLLDGGTIPRESTRVPLPTTDLVLSLDRLVNSVGKKDLRVTVDELGKAFAGTGPNLSRLVDSGNVLIESASEALPETIALIEDSRKVLKTQADQGSSIKSFASDLAALTAQLKASDGDLRRLIGNARPAAQEVNSLLKSVGPELSVLLANLISGGQVTLARLPGVEQALVTFPVMVAGSYTVIPGDGTTHFGLVVNADDPPACTKGYGTARRDPADTSTREANRQARCTLPRGSESSVRGAQNAPGAADEADRAAYVTPYDPETGTTTGPDGRAVEIGSKGGQQAVFGKESWQWLLVGPMA from the coding sequence GTGATCACACGGACGGTCAAGGCCCAGTTGCTCGCCTTCGCCACCATCACCGCCGTAGGGGTGTCGTACGTCGGCGCCGAGTACACCGGGTTGGTGGACGAGGTACTGGACCGCGGCTACACGGTCCGGGCGGACTTCGCCGAGTCCGGGGGGATTTTCCCCGGCGCCGAGGTGACGTATCGCGGGGTGCCGGTGGGCAGGGTGGGTGCGCTGCATCTGACGGGCGCGGACGGCGTCTCGGTCGCCCTGGACATCGAGGACGGGGCACCGCGCATCCCGGCGAACACACTCGCCGTGGTGGCGAACCGCTCGGCGGTGGGCGAGCAGTACGTGGACCTGCAACCCCGTACGTCCAAGGGTCCGTATCTGCTGGACGGCGGCACGATCCCGCGCGAGAGCACACGCGTACCGCTGCCGACGACGGACCTGGTCCTCAGCCTGGACCGCCTGGTGAACTCGGTGGGGAAGAAGGATCTGCGGGTCACGGTCGACGAGTTGGGCAAGGCGTTCGCGGGCACGGGCCCGAACCTGAGCCGTCTGGTGGACTCGGGGAACGTGCTGATCGAGTCGGCGTCGGAGGCGCTGCCGGAGACGATCGCGCTCATCGAGGACTCGCGGAAGGTACTGAAGACACAGGCGGACCAGGGCTCGTCGATCAAATCATTCGCGAGCGATCTGGCAGCGCTGACGGCTCAGTTGAAGGCGAGCGACGGGGACCTGCGAAGGCTGATCGGCAACGCGAGACCGGCGGCGCAGGAGGTGAACTCGCTGCTGAAGTCGGTGGGCCCCGAACTGTCGGTCCTGCTGGCGAACCTGATCAGCGGCGGCCAGGTGACCTTGGCCCGCCTCCCCGGCGTGGAACAGGCCCTGGTCACCTTCCCGGTGATGGTGGCGGGCAGTTACACGGTCATCCCGGGCGACGGCACCACCCACTTCGGCCTGGTGGTGAACGCCGACGACCCGCCGGCCTGCACGAAGGGTTACGGCACGGCCCGCCGCGACCCTGCCGACACGAGCACGCGCGAGGCGAATAGGCAGGCCCGCTGCACGCTGCCGCGGGGCAGCGAGTCGTCGGTGCGGGGAGCGCAGAACGCTCCAGGAGCTGCCGACGAGGCAGATCGGGCGGCGTACGTCACCCCGTACGACCCGGAGACCGGCACCACCACCGGCCCGGACGGAAGGGCCGTCGAGATCGGCTCGAAGGGCGGCCAGCAGGCCGTGTTCGGAAAGGAGTCGTGGCAATGGCTGCTCGTCGGCCCGATGGCATGA
- a CDS encoding MCE family protein, with amino-acid sequence MRTAGARQTAAPLVKFSVFALVTILATALLAATIVNISLTPEDRYRAVFSDVTGLEEGDDIRVAGVRVGEVEDIRIKDRTLAEVTFTVGRDRPLLTSTGAVVRYRNLVGQRYVALTEGTGDGSRLLRPGGTIPLSRTQPALDLNALLNGFKPLFAALSPKDVNQLATEIIRTLQGEGGTVNSLLVHTASLTSTLADRDQLIGSVIDNLNTVLETLDKRGSRFSGLLKQLRRVVSGLAADRKPIGRSLVNIGDLTEATSGLLKDARPPLKDDIAELTGLTGTLNDNEKTVEGVLKRLPNKLNKLTGTASYGSWFNFYLCDFDGRIVLPKTKQVLTPELHVARARCAG; translated from the coding sequence ATGAGGACCGCAGGCGCGCGGCAGACCGCTGCTCCCCTCGTCAAGTTCAGCGTCTTCGCGCTGGTGACCATCCTGGCGACGGCCCTCCTCGCCGCCACGATCGTGAACATCTCCCTCACCCCGGAGGATCGCTATCGCGCCGTGTTCAGCGATGTCACCGGCCTGGAGGAGGGCGACGACATCCGCGTGGCCGGGGTGCGGGTCGGCGAGGTCGAGGACATCCGCATCAAGGACCGGACGCTGGCCGAGGTCACCTTCACCGTCGGCCGGGACCGACCGCTGCTGACCAGCACGGGCGCGGTCGTCCGGTACCGCAATCTGGTCGGGCAGCGGTACGTCGCGCTGACCGAGGGCACGGGCGACGGGTCCCGGCTGCTGCGGCCCGGCGGGACGATCCCGCTGTCGCGCACACAACCGGCGCTGGACCTCAACGCCCTGCTGAACGGCTTCAAGCCGCTGTTCGCCGCACTGAGCCCGAAGGACGTCAACCAGCTCGCCACCGAGATCATCAGGACCCTCCAGGGCGAGGGCGGCACCGTCAACAGCCTCCTCGTGCACACGGCGTCGCTCACCTCGACCCTGGCCGACCGCGACCAGCTGATCGGCTCGGTGATCGACAACCTCAACACCGTGCTGGAGACGCTGGACAAGCGGGGCAGCCGCTTCTCCGGCCTCCTCAAGCAACTGCGCCGGGTCGTCTCGGGCCTGGCCGCCGACCGTAAGCCCATCGGGCGGTCGCTGGTGAACATCGGCGATCTGACGGAGGCCACTTCGGGGCTGCTGAAGGACGCGCGTCCGCCGCTGAAGGACGACATCGCCGAGCTGACCGGGCTCACCGGAACGCTGAACGACAACGAGAAGACCGTGGAGGGCGTCCTGAAGCGGCTGCCGAACAAGCTCAACAAGCTGACGGGGACGGCGTCCTACGGCTCGTGGTTCAACTTCTACCTCTGCGACTTCGACGGGCGGATCGTGCTGCCGAAGACGAAGCAGGTACTGACACCCGAGCTGCATGTGGCGAGGGCGAGGTGCGCGGGATGA
- a CDS encoding ABC transporter ATP-binding protein produces the protein MGVEICVEGLTKSFGHQVIWQDVSLTLPAGEVSVMLGPSGTGKSVFLKTLVGLLKPERGSITIQGQDITRLREHDLYEVRKLFGVLFQDGALFGSMNLYDNIAFPLREHTRRSESEIRRVVLEKMDMVGLIGAEGKLPGEISGGMRKRAGLARALVLDPEIILFDEPDSGLDPVRVAYLNQLIVDLNAQIDATFLIVTHDIASARQVPDNIGLLFRRELVMFGPREELLTSDEPVVRQFLNGRMQGPIGMAEEKDAAQVEQELAALGDTAKGTESPGSKALTPRLLPGPGIPRPPRWEAIARREAALHPRAVVGA, from the coding sequence ATGGGTGTCGAGATCTGTGTGGAAGGGCTGACCAAGTCCTTCGGTCACCAGGTCATCTGGCAGGACGTCTCACTGACACTGCCCGCCGGGGAGGTCTCGGTCATGCTCGGCCCCTCGGGCACGGGCAAGTCGGTGTTCCTCAAGACGCTCGTTGGCCTGCTGAAGCCGGAGCGCGGCTCGATCACGATCCAGGGCCAGGACATCACCAGGCTCCGCGAGCACGACCTGTACGAGGTACGGAAGCTCTTCGGCGTGCTGTTCCAGGACGGCGCGCTGTTCGGCTCGATGAACCTGTACGACAACATCGCCTTCCCGCTGCGCGAACACACCCGTAGGTCCGAGAGCGAGATCCGGCGCGTCGTCCTGGAGAAGATGGACATGGTCGGGCTGATCGGCGCCGAGGGAAAGCTGCCCGGCGAGATCTCCGGCGGGATGCGGAAGCGGGCGGGACTGGCCCGGGCCCTGGTGCTCGACCCGGAGATCATCCTCTTCGACGAACCCGACTCCGGCCTCGACCCGGTCCGCGTCGCCTACCTCAACCAGCTCATCGTCGACCTCAACGCCCAGATCGACGCGACCTTCCTGATCGTCACGCACGACATCGCCTCCGCCCGCCAGGTCCCGGACAACATCGGGCTGCTGTTCCGCCGCGAGCTGGTGATGTTCGGGCCCCGCGAGGAGCTGCTGACCAGCGACGAGCCCGTCGTACGGCAGTTCCTGAACGGCCGCATGCAAGGCCCCATCGGGATGGCCGAGGAGAAGGACGCCGCGCAGGTCGAGCAGGAGCTGGCCGCCCTCGGCGACACCGCCAAGGGCACCGAGTCCCCCGGCAGTAAGGCTCTGACTCCCCGCCTGCTGCCGGGTCCTGGCATCCCCCGGCCACCCCGCTGGGAGGCGATCGCCCGCCGCGAGGCCGCGCTGCACCCGAGGGCGGTGGTCGGCGCATGA
- a CDS encoding MlaE family ABC transporter permease — translation MRPLRRPLRSLEDLGAQLAFYGRSLAWTGRTLRRYKKEILRLLAEVSFGRGALAVVGGTVGVIAFLSFFTGTEVGLQGYAALNQLGTSNFVAFLSAYFNTREIAPLVAGLALSATVGAGFTAQLGAMRISEETDALEVMGVPSLPFLVTTRMIAGFVAVIPLYVIGLLSSYLAARTITTGYYGQSAGTYDHYFQQYLPPVDVLWSFGKVLVFAVLIILVHCFYGYYASGGPAGVGVAVGRAVRTSIVAINVLDFFLSLAIWGASTTVRIAG, via the coding sequence ATGAGACCTCTCCGACGCCCGCTGCGCTCACTCGAAGACCTCGGCGCGCAACTCGCTTTCTACGGCCGCTCGTTGGCGTGGACGGGCCGCACCCTGCGCCGCTACAAGAAGGAGATCCTGCGGCTGCTCGCCGAGGTGAGTTTCGGCCGGGGCGCGCTCGCGGTGGTGGGCGGCACGGTCGGTGTGATCGCCTTCCTGTCCTTCTTCACCGGCACGGAGGTCGGTCTCCAGGGCTACGCGGCCCTCAATCAGCTGGGCACCTCCAACTTCGTGGCGTTCCTCTCGGCGTACTTCAACACCCGTGAGATCGCCCCGCTGGTGGCCGGGCTCGCGCTGTCCGCGACCGTCGGCGCCGGGTTCACGGCCCAGCTGGGGGCGATGCGGATCAGCGAGGAGACCGACGCGCTCGAAGTGATGGGCGTGCCCTCGCTGCCGTTCCTGGTGACGACGAGGATGATCGCCGGGTTCGTCGCGGTGATCCCGCTGTACGTGATCGGGCTGCTGTCCTCCTACCTGGCCGCCCGCACCATCACCACCGGCTACTACGGCCAGTCGGCCGGCACCTACGACCACTACTTCCAGCAGTACCTGCCACCGGTCGACGTGCTGTGGTCCTTCGGGAAAGTGCTCGTCTTCGCCGTCCTGATCATCCTCGTCCACTGCTTCTACGGCTACTACGCGAGCGGCGGGCCCGCGGGCGTCGGCGTGGCGGTGGGCCGTGCGGTGCGGACTTCGATCGTGGCGATCAACGTCCTCGACTTCTTCCTGTCGCTCGCCATCTGGGGCGCCAGTACGACCGTACGGATCGCGGGGTGA
- a CDS encoding MCE family protein, with the protein MRVPRASALRKGKVAAWAAVGSLLLSGCEFKGWYDVQLPGGAASDGDAYHVTVEFRDVLDLVPQSAVKVDDVTVGAVEKVELDGWHARVRLRVADSVELPANAIAELRQTSMLGEKYVALSRPTDTTPVGRLKDGDAIPLSRSGRNPEIEEVLSALSALLNGGGVAQLKTITVELNKALEGRENRVGSLLKELNVFLGGLDEQKQDIVRALKAVDRLAKRLGREKRTIAEAVDAMPPALKVLADQRRDLTRMLTSLSKLGKTGTRVVNASHDDTVANLRQLRPILQQLNKAGDDLPNSLELLTTYPFPRNAVDAIKGDYVNLHITADLDLAGIYGNLTEKPGGGRGGDGKPQGPGLPETPDLPDVSDLPSPPTVPAPTALPSTPGVPSSPSAPSDGGGDPLCPPVCTSSYGEYGGGYGAGGDGPKGIDLALAELMLKGVQP; encoded by the coding sequence ATGAGAGTGCCGCGCGCGAGCGCGCTGCGCAAGGGCAAGGTGGCGGCCTGGGCGGCCGTCGGCTCGCTGCTCCTGTCCGGCTGCGAGTTCAAGGGCTGGTACGACGTCCAGCTGCCCGGCGGAGCGGCCTCGGACGGCGACGCTTACCACGTCACCGTCGAGTTCCGTGACGTCCTCGACCTGGTGCCGCAGTCGGCGGTGAAGGTCGACGACGTCACCGTGGGCGCCGTCGAGAAGGTGGAGCTGGACGGCTGGCACGCACGCGTACGACTCCGGGTCGCCGACTCGGTCGAACTGCCCGCCAACGCGATCGCGGAGCTGCGGCAGACCAGCATGCTCGGCGAGAAGTACGTGGCGCTGTCCAGGCCGACGGACACCACTCCGGTCGGACGCCTCAAGGACGGCGACGCGATCCCCCTGTCCCGCAGCGGCCGCAACCCGGAGATCGAGGAGGTGCTGTCCGCCCTGTCCGCCCTGCTCAATGGCGGTGGTGTGGCGCAGCTCAAGACGATCACCGTGGAACTGAACAAGGCGCTGGAGGGACGGGAGAACCGGGTCGGGTCCCTGCTGAAGGAGCTGAACGTGTTCCTGGGCGGCCTGGACGAGCAGAAGCAGGACATCGTCCGGGCGCTGAAGGCGGTGGACCGGCTGGCCAAGCGCCTCGGCCGGGAGAAGAGGACCATCGCCGAGGCCGTGGACGCGATGCCGCCGGCCCTGAAGGTCCTGGCCGACCAGCGGCGGGACCTGACGCGCATGCTCACGTCGTTGTCGAAGCTCGGCAAGACAGGCACCAGGGTGGTCAACGCGTCGCACGACGACACGGTCGCGAACCTGAGACAGCTGCGCCCGATCCTGCAACAACTCAACAAGGCGGGCGATGACCTGCCCAACTCCCTGGAACTGCTGACGACTTACCCCTTCCCGCGCAACGCGGTGGACGCCATCAAGGGTGACTACGTCAATCTCCACATCACGGCCGACCTCGACCTGGCCGGGATCTACGGCAACTTGACGGAGAAGCCGGGCGGCGGTCGGGGTGGCGACGGGAAGCCCCAGGGACCCGGACTTCCGGAGACCCCGGACCTCCCGGACGTATCGGATCTCCCGAGCCCGCCGACCGTCCCGGCACCCACCGCGCTCCCGAGCACACCGGGCGTGCCGTCGTCCCCCTCGGCCCCTTCCGACGGCGGTGGCGACCCGCTGTGCCCGCCGGTGTGCACCAGCAGCTACGGCGAGTACGGCGGCGGCTACGGCGCCGGGGGCGACGGGCCGAAGGGGATCGACCTCGCCCTGGCCGAGCTGATGCTGAAGGGAGTCCAGCCGTGA
- a CDS encoding MCE family protein, producing MALLTALSLVAALAYVLWPRPEPVRVTAYFPRTVGIYPGSDVRVLGVRIGEVRKITPEGDRVRVDLEYDAGRKVPAQAQAAIINSSVVSDRYVQLLPVYRSGPVLRDGDEIPESRTAVPVELDRVFDSLHGTAEALGPEGANKDGSLSRLLGVSADNLDGQGENLNRTVEDLSKAVTTLSDGRTDLFGTIRNLQVFTAALAADDKSVRSFNSSLAKVAEQLAGERKDLAAALRNLGTALGDVSGFVKRNKKSLTSNVAGLSKVTKVLVTQRAALEELLEVAPTGMSNLNNAYNPSAGTLDTRNNADQAQDPASLLCSVLRTTGDEGGRNPDCKELKELFDSLPEVPRGPAVTGTVDRTLGGILEANA from the coding sequence CTGGCCCTGCTCACCGCACTGTCCCTCGTCGCCGCCCTCGCCTACGTCCTGTGGCCGCGCCCCGAGCCGGTCCGCGTCACGGCGTACTTCCCGCGCACGGTCGGCATCTACCCCGGCTCGGACGTGCGGGTGCTGGGCGTCCGGATCGGCGAGGTCAGGAAGATCACGCCGGAGGGCGACCGTGTGCGGGTCGACCTGGAGTACGACGCCGGCCGCAAGGTCCCGGCGCAGGCGCAGGCGGCGATCATCAACTCCTCGGTGGTCAGCGACCGTTATGTGCAGCTGCTGCCCGTGTACCGGAGCGGTCCGGTGCTGCGGGACGGGGACGAGATCCCCGAGTCGCGCACCGCCGTACCCGTGGAGCTGGACCGCGTCTTCGACAGCCTGCACGGCACGGCCGAGGCCCTCGGCCCGGAGGGTGCCAACAAGGACGGCTCCCTGTCGCGGCTGCTCGGGGTGAGCGCGGACAACCTCGACGGTCAGGGCGAGAACCTCAACCGGACGGTCGAGGACCTCTCGAAGGCGGTCACGACCCTGTCCGACGGCCGCACGGACCTGTTCGGCACGATCCGCAACCTCCAGGTCTTCACGGCGGCGCTCGCGGCCGACGACAAGAGCGTGCGCTCGTTCAACAGCAGCCTCGCGAAGGTCGCCGAGCAGCTGGCGGGCGAGCGCAAGGACCTGGCGGCGGCGCTGAGGAACCTCGGGACGGCACTGGGCGACGTGTCCGGCTTCGTGAAGCGGAACAAGAAGTCGCTCACCTCGAACGTGGCGGGCCTGAGCAAGGTCACCAAGGTACTCGTCACCCAACGGGCCGCGCTGGAGGAGCTCTTGGAGGTGGCGCCGACCGGCATGTCGAACCTGAACAACGCCTACAACCCGTCGGCCGGCACCCTCGACACCCGCAACAACGCCGATCAGGCACAGGACCCGGCCTCGCTGCTGTGCTCGGTGCTCAGGACGACCGGGGACGAGGGCGGAAGGAACCCGGACTGCAAGGAGCTGAAGGAGTTGTTCGACTCCCTGCCCGAGGTCCCACGGGGCCCGGCGGTCACCGGCACGGTCGACCGCACCCTCGGCGGAATCCTGGAGGCGAACGCATGA